The Haloplanus natans DSM 17983 DNA segment TCGAAGAACTTGCTGAGGCGTTCACCGGCTGGTACAACTCCGACGGCGGCAACAATCCACCGGGCTACCGGAAACGTGGCGACGACCACCCGCGCTCCACCGTGACGTGGAAGAAACGGGCCATCAAACACGACGACAAACACGGCCAACTCCGACTCTCCAAGGGCTTCAACCTGAAAGAGAGCCGATCTGACTTCATCCTCGCGGAGTACGAGACACGCCCCGACGTAGAGGTTGAGAACATCCAGCAGGCGCGTGCCGTCTGGAATGGCGACCGATGGGAACTGCACCTCGTCTGCAAGAAAGAGATTCCAGTCGAAGACGCACCCGGTGACAAGACGGCGGGTATCGACCTCGGTCTCAGTAACTATCTCGCCATCGACTACGAAGACGGGTCGAGCGAGTTGTATCCGGGGAATGTGTTGAAAGAGGACAAGCACTACTTCACCCGCGAGGAGTACCAGACCGAAGGTGAGAACGGCCCAAGCAAGCGTGCGCGGAAGGCTCGACAGAAACGTTCGCGACGCAAAGACCACTTTCTCCACACGCTCTCGAAACATATCGTACAACGGTGTGTCGAGGAAGGCGTGGCGAAAATAGCAGTTGGCGACCTCAGCGATATCCGCGAGGACGAGAACGGCGACTCCCGGAACGGGGGTGCGTCAGGGAACAAGAAACTCCACGGGTAGGAGTTCGACCGATTTGCCCGTCTCCTCGAATACAAAGCCGAGGAACACGGCATCCTCGTCAACCGCGTGGACGAGGAGAACACGAGCAAGACGTGTTCGTGTTGCGGGCAGATTCGGGATCGCAACCGTGTGAGCGTGGGCTGTACGTCTGTTCGTCGTGCGAAACGATCATGAACGCAGACGTGAACGGTGCAGTGAACATTCGCAGAAGGATAACTCGGAGTCCCCCAACGGGGGATATGAGTAACGGCTGGTTGGCACAGCCCGGAGTCTTCCTGTTCGACCGCGAGAGCGGACGGTTCTCACCGAGAGAGCAGGGAGACTGCAAACCCTAATATCCCAACACTTGGGATTCCCGCGTCTTCAGGCGCAGGAGGATGTCAAGGCTTTGTTGCCCTGCGGCAGGCCGGGCTTGCGAGAACTGTTAACTATATGTAAGACTTGGTGCGGGTATGGGTGATCTCGACCGGGTGTTACGGAAGTACGCAACCAGTCAGAAGCTGATGGACCGGATCAGGTACACGGCCGAGACGCTCAGCATGGAGTTCGAACGCTGGGACGAACCGCACGTCTCCGGACCGAGCCTCTATTTTCTCGTCGTCGCGGACGTCGACTTCGACCACTACACGGACCCGCTGGGGGGGAATCAGTGGCCGGTCGAGCGGTGTCGGGTGGTCTCGGAGTCGACCGAGGCGTTCACCAAGGTTGCCCGCGACGTGGCGTTCAGTTGCGACGGCGCCGTCGTGGTCACCGGCGACGGCACCATCCAGGAACAGATGGTTCGCGTTCGGAGTCCGGGCCGGGGCGAAATCGGCGACGCCGGCGATCTCGACTACCCCGACTGGATGGGGACGAAACACCTGAGCGCGCTGGAGACATCGACCCGCGAGGGGGTGCTCTGGGCCATCACGTTGAGCGAGGAGGACGGCCGGGTGACGACGTTTCTCGACGGATCATACCAGGACTATCCCCGCCCGGAGATCGGGGGTCGGTGGCGCCCCGATCTGTAGGTACGAAGCGCACGTCAGCACGACGGCCGCCGTGTGTCTCGCGGGCGGCCCATCGTCGGCCCGGCGGGCCAGCCGAGGAGGTTCTGTCGAGGGGGCGACGATCCGCCCGCCTACCAGGCGGACCACGCAGCCGAGGTCACGTCCCGGCCGTACACCCGCTTGACGTCTTTCGCGAAGACGCTGTCGCCCTCGTGATCGAGTTTCTCGAAGCGGTACTCCGGGGCGTCGTCGCGCACCTGGACGCCCGTGATTTCGAACTCCTCGTCCGCGAACTCGGCCGTCTCGCCGACGACGAACTCGTGGTCACCGGGCACCGACACGGTGACGCTCCGGGAGTCGTCGCGCCGGCCGTCGTTCGGGTGGACGGTCACGTTGACGCGGACGTTGTCGACGGCGCGGGTCCAGAGCGTCGCCACGTCCGCCACGTCGGCTTCCTCGACCCGCTGGTCGTCGGGGAGTTCGACGGCGGTGATTCGCACCTGCATGATCGCCTCGGCCGTGTCGACGACGAACTCCTCGCCGCGGGCGACCGTCTCCTCGGCCGGCACGTCGACGGTCGTCGTCAGGGATTCGTCGCCCTGCGAGACCACCACGTCGACGGCCACCTCCCGGGGCGGGTCGTAGCGCTCCTTGTGGACGTGGCCGCAGTCGGTACAGCGGACGGTGACGTGGCCGCCGGGTTTCAACACTTCGTGGACCGTCGTCGCGGTCGGCGTACAGGAGGGACAGGCGAGGGCGACGCGGTCGCCCGCGTCGGGGCCGGGATGAGTCATACGGGCCGGTAGCCGGTCAGGCGGTAAAAATCCGCCCTTCCGAGGCTCGGAAGACGAACCGCTCGCGCGGCCGGCACCCGAGCAGTCGGGGACTGCTGTGACTCGCGGGATCGCGTCCGTTCGACTATGCGACGCCCCGCTTCCCGTTGCAGGTCCGCTCGACCGACGGAAGCGCCACGTCCGACCCGTCTCGCGGACTCACGTCCGCTCGGCTGTCGGGAGGTCTACGACCTCCCCGTCCGCGTACACCGTCGGCTCCCGGATGATCCCGTCGAGGTGAAGCGGGGCCTCGGTGTCGCCGCCGATGCTCGCGTCGTCGCCGATGGCGACGTGGACGGTGCCCGCGGCCTTCTCGTCCAGCAGCACCGATCCCACGAGCTCCGTCACGCCGACGTTCGTCCCGATACCGAGTTCGGCGAGGTTGGCGGCGGCGTCGCCCACCTCCTCGCGGCCCGCCTCGACCTGTTCGCGCACCGCGTCGTCGGAGATGTGCGTGACGTAGCCGTCTTCCACCTCGAACCGGAGGGGTTCCGGAACGAGCCCGTGGGGCATCATCGTCCCGTCGACGACGTAGGTGCCGTTGGCCGTTTCGGGACTGACGAACGTCTCGCCGGCGGGGAGATTCGAGAAATCGCCGGCGTCGTGGACCATTCCGGTGTCGGTCAGCCACTCGCGGTCGCCGGGGCGGACGGTCAGGTCGGTGCCGGCGGGCGCCGTCACGCGAATCTCGTCGGCGCCGTCGACCTGTGCGAGCACCTCGCGACAGCCCCGCTCGATGGCTTCGTAGTCGGCGTCGAGGCCGGCGGTCATCACCGCCTCGGTGACGCCGGGGAGGGTCGCGGCGCGGGCGCCGGCCTCGCAGGCGCGTTTCCGAGCGCGCGTGTGACTCAAACTCTTCGTCGTCGGCGCGAGCACCACGTCGGCGTCGGCCATCGCCGCCGCGACGGGCGCGGGCGGTTCGGTTCCGTGTTGCTCGCCCGGCGGATATCGCAGGAGGACGGCGTCGGCGGTCACGTCGCTCGCGACCTCGTACAGCGCCTCGCCGATCGGGAGGCGCTCGTCGTCGGTGACGACCGCACAGGACTCGTCGGCGCCGAGCGCCATGCACTGATGGACCGCCGTCTCGGCGGCCTCGCGGAGTGTGTTGGACATGGGCGAACGGAGGGACGCGGCGGGGTTAGCCCTTGCCCTCCGTCTCGGGTCGTCGTCGGACGCCTCGCTGTCGGACGAGTGGTACAAACACTATTCAGCGTAGAAACGCATCTTCGGGACATGGGTGAACCGATCCGCGTCCTCCACGTCGACGACGACCCGGACTTCGTGGAGTTGGCCGCGACGTTTCTCGAACGCGAGGACGAGCGGTTCGCCGTCGAGACGGCGACGAGCGTCACGGAGGGTTTGGATCGGCTCGCGGAACTCCCCATCGACTGCATCGTCTCGGACTACGACATGCCGGCTCGGAACGGCATCGAATTCCTCGAAACCGTGCGCGAGGAGCATCCGAAGCTTCCTTTCGTCCTGTTTACCGGACGCGGCTCGGAGGAGATCGCCAGCCGGGCGATCTCGGTCGGCGTCACCGAATACCTCCAGAAGCGGAGCGGAACGGATCAGTACACGGTGTTGGCCAACCGCATCGCGAACGGCGTCCGGGCCTATCGTGCGGAAACGGCCGTGAGCCGGAGCGAGGAACGCTACCACAACCTCGTCGACACCGCTCCGATTCCGATCATCGTCTTCGGCCGCGATCGGGAGCTGGTCTACTCGAACGACGCGGCCGTCGACTTTTTCGACGCCGACGACCCCGCGGCACTCGACGGGCGAACGGTCACCGACTTCCTCCATCCGGACGACAGGGAGCGCGCGCTCACGCGCTTCGAGCGTCTCATGGAGGAAGGAGAGCCACTCCCGGGGACCGAGTTCCGCCTCGTGACGGTCGACGGCGAGATCAAAACCGCCACCGTCGCGACCGCACCCGGCTACTACCGGGGACGGAAGGTCGCACAGGCGATGGCGTACCGGTAGCCCCGGCTCGAAACGATTATCACCGTCGCTACGCGACTCGGCGATATGACACAGGTCGGCGTCAACGGCTACGGAACCATCGGCAAGCGCGTCGCGGACGCGGTGGCGGCACAACCGGATATGGATCTCGTCGGCGTCGCGAAGACGCGCCCGAACTTCGAGGCGGAGACGGCCGCGCGGAACGGCTACCCCCTCTACGCGGCCGTCCCGGAGCGGGTCGACCGCTTCGCCGAGGAGGGCCTCGACCTCGCCGGCGAAGTCGAGGGTCTCGTCGCCGCGGCGGACGTGATCGTCGACTGCACGCCCTCGGGGATCGGCGCCGAGAACGCCTCGCTCTACACCGACCACGACACGCCCGCCATCTTCCAGGGCGGCGAGGACGCCGACGTGGCCGACGTGAGCTTCAACGCCCGTGCGAACTTTGACGAGGCGATCGGCGCCGACTCCGCGCGGGTCGTCTCCTGTAACACCACCGGGCTCTCGCGGGTTCTCGCGCCGCTCTCGGAGGCCTACGGCGTCGAGAAGGCCCGCGTCACGCTGGTGCGCCGCGGCGGTGACCCCGGCCAGACCGGGCGCGGACCCATCGACGACATCCTCCCCGACCCCGTCACCATCCCCTCGCATCACGGCCCGGACGTGAACACCATCTTCCCCGACCTCGACATCGACACGCTGGGCATGAAGGTGCCGGCGACGCTGATGCACACCCACAGCGTCAACGTGACCCTGGAGTCCGACGCCGACGCCGAGGACGTTCGCGAACTCTTTGCCGACGAGACGCGCCTGTTCCAGATTCCGGCCGGCGCCGACATCGACGGCGCGGGCAAACTCAAGGAGTTCGCCCACGACGCCGGGCGCCCGCGGGGTGACCTCTGGGAGAACTGCATCTGGGCGGAGTCGATCACCGTCGAGGGCCGTGATCTCTACCTGTTCCAGGCCATCCATCAGGAGAGCGACGTGGTGCCGGAGAACGTGGACGCCATCCGCGCCCTGCGCGGCGACGCCGACGCCGCGGAGAGCATGGCGACCACCGAGGACGCGATGGGCGTCGGCATCGACTACTGATCGCGGCACCACGCGCAGCGCTTTGTGGTCTCGGCCCGTACGAGGGGTATGAACGACCGCCCCCGTCGTCGAACCAAACTGGTAGTAGTCGGCGTCCTGTTGCTGCTCGTCCCGGCCCTGATCCTCGTCGCCACGCTTGGCTTTCTACTCGTCGCCGAGGGCCTCGTCCTGGGGGAGCTATCCCTGCTCGAACTGCTCGAACTCTACGTGATCGAACTCCTCCTCATCGCGGCCATCGCGTACGCGCTCTACAGGCTCCTCGGACGCTCGATCCGGCGGGTCGTCCTCGCCCCGACAGATGCGGGACGGGCCGATGACGACGCGGACGCCGGTACCGGCGTCGGGGCGGCGAACCAGCCCCGCGAGTAGGGTCACTCGTTTCGTGCCAGAACCTCGACGCCGGGGAGCGACTGTCCCGTGAGCGCCCGGACGTAGGCGCCGCCGGCGATGGAGACGTGCGAGAAGTACCCCTCGTCGAGGCCGTAGAGTTCGATGGCGCGGGAGGTGTCGCCGCCGCCGATGACCGAGAAACAGTCCGTGGTAGCGATGGTTTCGA contains these protein-coding regions:
- a CDS encoding HVO_0476 family zinc finger protein, with translation MTHPGPDAGDRVALACPSCTPTATTVHEVLKPGGHVTVRCTDCGHVHKERYDPPREVAVDVVVSQGDESLTTTVDVPAEETVARGEEFVVDTAEAIMQVRITAVELPDDQRVEEADVADVATLWTRAVDNVRVNVTVHPNDGRRDDSRSVTVSVPGDHEFVVGETAEFADEEFEITGVQVRDDAPEYRFEKLDHEGDSVFAKDVKRVYGRDVTSAAWSAW
- a CDS encoding response regulator, with the protein product MGEPIRVLHVDDDPDFVELAATFLEREDERFAVETATSVTEGLDRLAELPIDCIVSDYDMPARNGIEFLETVREEHPKLPFVLFTGRGSEEIASRAISVGVTEYLQKRSGTDQYTVLANRIANGVRAYRAETAVSRSEERYHNLVDTAPIPIIVFGRDRELVYSNDAAVDFFDADDPAALDGRTVTDFLHPDDRERALTRFERLMEEGEPLPGTEFRLVTVDGEIKTATVATAPGYYRGRKVAQAMAYR
- a CDS encoding diadenylate cyclase codes for the protein MGDLDRVLRKYATSQKLMDRIRYTAETLSMEFERWDEPHVSGPSLYFLVVADVDFDHYTDPLGGNQWPVERCRVVSESTEAFTKVARDVAFSCDGAVVVTGDGTIQEQMVRVRSPGRGEIGDAGDLDYPDWMGTKHLSALETSTREGVLWAITLSEEDGRVTTFLDGSYQDYPRPEIGGRWRPDL
- a CDS encoding aminopeptidase; this translates as MSNTLREAAETAVHQCMALGADESCAVVTDDERLPIGEALYEVASDVTADAVLLRYPPGEQHGTEPPAPVAAAMADADVVLAPTTKSLSHTRARKRACEAGARAATLPGVTEAVMTAGLDADYEAIERGCREVLAQVDGADEIRVTAPAGTDLTVRPGDREWLTDTGMVHDAGDFSNLPAGETFVSPETANGTYVVDGTMMPHGLVPEPLRFEVEDGYVTHISDDAVREQVEAGREEVGDAAANLAELGIGTNVGVTELVGSVLLDEKAAGTVHVAIGDDASIGGDTEAPLHLDGIIREPTVYADGEVVDLPTAERT
- a CDS encoding type II glyceraldehyde-3-phosphate dehydrogenase, which encodes MTQVGVNGYGTIGKRVADAVAAQPDMDLVGVAKTRPNFEAETAARNGYPLYAAVPERVDRFAEEGLDLAGEVEGLVAAADVIVDCTPSGIGAENASLYTDHDTPAIFQGGEDADVADVSFNARANFDEAIGADSARVVSCNTTGLSRVLAPLSEAYGVEKARVTLVRRGGDPGQTGRGPIDDILPDPVTIPSHHGPDVNTIFPDLDIDTLGMKVPATLMHTHSVNVTLESDADAEDVRELFADETRLFQIPAGADIDGAGKLKEFAHDAGRPRGDLWENCIWAESITVEGRDLYLFQAIHQESDVVPENVDAIRALRGDADAAESMATTEDAMGVGIDY